One part of the Arachidicoccus terrestris genome encodes these proteins:
- the gatB gene encoding Asp-tRNA(Asn)/Glu-tRNA(Gln) amidotransferase subunit GatB gives MATIYQGKYEAVIGLEIHVQLDTASKLFCGDSTRFGAAPNTHISPVTLALPGTLPKINKKAIEYAVRLGLACQCEIMPYNFFARKNYFYPDLPKGWQTTQHTHPICMGGSVPIKTEEGARLVKMHHIHLEEDAGKSIHDIYADQSCVDLNRAGTPLVEIVSEPDMFSADEAWNYVQELRRLVRWIGVSDANMEEGSLRCDANVSIRPAGDPKLGTRVEVKNLNSTRNIKRAIDYEIDRMIRLVESGEAVKQQTRSFDAANGTTFAIRDKEEANDYRYFPEPDLPPIQLSEDFIENIKAAMPALPQELTALYQSDYGLSEYDAEQLVSEKEISVYFEQVIQHTDNYKAVANWIGGPIRSIMNEQHIPIDQTGIPPGSLAALILLVTEGKLNFSVASTKLLAAVRENPGASPLDLARQLNLLQTDDTDLLEDWIKQALESMPDKVEAYRKGKKGLIGLFVGEVKKRSKGKADPQKVMDMLKEKLDESTNNC, from the coding sequence ATGGCAACAATTTATCAAGGAAAATACGAGGCTGTTATTGGCCTGGAAATTCATGTTCAGCTGGATACGGCCAGCAAATTATTTTGTGGAGACAGCACCCGTTTCGGAGCAGCGCCCAATACCCATATCAGTCCTGTTACACTGGCATTACCCGGTACGTTGCCTAAAATCAACAAAAAAGCGATTGAATACGCCGTCCGCCTGGGACTAGCCTGTCAGTGCGAGATCATGCCTTATAACTTCTTTGCCCGCAAAAATTATTTTTATCCGGACCTGCCCAAGGGCTGGCAGACCACCCAGCATACCCACCCCATTTGTATGGGCGGATCGGTGCCGATCAAAACAGAAGAAGGCGCCAGACTGGTCAAAATGCACCATATTCACCTGGAAGAAGATGCAGGCAAGAGCATACATGATATTTACGCTGACCAGAGTTGTGTAGACCTGAACCGGGCAGGAACACCCCTGGTTGAGATCGTCTCAGAACCCGATATGTTCTCGGCGGACGAGGCCTGGAATTATGTGCAGGAGCTCAGGCGGCTGGTCCGCTGGATCGGTGTTTCTGACGCAAATATGGAGGAAGGCAGCCTCAGATGTGATGCCAACGTCTCCATCCGGCCGGCCGGAGACCCGAAACTGGGCACCAGGGTAGAGGTCAAAAACTTAAATTCCACCCGCAATATAAAAAGAGCGATTGACTATGAAATCGACCGGATGATACGACTTGTGGAAAGTGGTGAAGCCGTAAAACAGCAAACCAGAAGTTTTGATGCGGCAAATGGAACCACTTTTGCTATCCGGGATAAGGAAGAGGCCAATGATTACCGTTATTTTCCGGAGCCGGACCTCCCGCCTATTCAATTATCAGAAGATTTCATTGAAAACATCAAAGCGGCCATGCCCGCATTACCGCAGGAGCTGACGGCTCTATATCAAAGCGATTACGGATTAAGTGAGTACGATGCCGAACAGTTGGTCAGCGAAAAAGAAATTTCCGTTTATTTTGAGCAGGTGATTCAGCATACCGATAATTATAAGGCGGTGGCTAACTGGATTGGGGGGCCGATCCGTTCTATTATGAACGAACAGCACATCCCGATCGACCAAACCGGGATCCCTCCCGGTAGCCTGGCTGCACTTATTTTACTGGTGACTGAGGGAAAACTTAATTTTTCTGTCGCTTCCACCAAGTTACTGGCTGCCGTCAGAGAAAACCCGGGTGCCAGCCCCCTGGATCTGGCCAGGCAGCTTAATTTGCTTCAAACCGATGATACAGACCTGCTGGAAGACTGGATCAAACAAGCCCTGGAGAGCATGCCCGATAAAGTTGAAGCTTATCGGAAAGGTAAAAAAGGACTGATCGGCCTGTTTGTAGGCGAAGTAAAGAAAAGAAGCAAAGGCAAGGCAGATCCACAGAAAGTAATGGATATGCTGAAGGAAAAACTGGATGAATCCACAAACAATTGTTAG
- a CDS encoding adenylate kinase: protein MFNLILFGAPGSGKGTQSQKIAEKYNLKHLSTGDLLRHEISTETALGKEAKEFIDKGLLVPDAVVIGMISKAIESNKTVRGFLFDGFPRTEAQAEALDKLLKLYDSTINLVVALEVSEDELVQRLLLRGKTSGRSDDANEEIIRERIKEYRKKTAVVAQYYETNGIVKSVAGEGSVDNIFDNISQTINEELEVAS from the coding sequence ATGTTTAATTTAATCTTGTTTGGCGCGCCGGGTAGCGGAAAGGGTACACAAAGTCAGAAAATTGCTGAGAAGTACAATCTAAAACACTTGAGTACAGGAGACTTACTACGTCATGAGATCTCCACCGAAACCGCGCTGGGCAAGGAAGCAAAAGAATTTATTGACAAGGGACTGTTAGTGCCGGATGCCGTCGTTATTGGCATGATCAGTAAGGCGATCGAATCTAATAAGACGGTCCGTGGCTTTCTTTTTGACGGTTTCCCGCGTACAGAGGCTCAGGCAGAAGCCTTGGACAAGCTGTTAAAACTTTACGACAGCACGATCAACCTGGTCGTCGCCTTAGAAGTAAGCGAGGATGAACTGGTACAACGTCTGTTACTCAGGGGGAAAACCAGCGGACGTTCTGACGACGCCAACGAAGAAATTATTCGGGAACGCATTAAGGAGTACCGTAAAAAGACGGCTGTCGTGGCGCAGTATTATGAAACGAACGGTATTGTTAAAAGCGTTGCCGGCGAAGGATCGGTAGACAATATTTTTGACAATATATCTCAGACCATCAACGAAGAATTGGAAGTAGCCAGCTAA
- a CDS encoding DMT family transporter: MTTRLKQTGLKWAMIGLIFTLLWSSASTATKVGLKVAQPLTIALMRFAMASICMLVYAHGFRRYALPKGRQWKMITIYGVFNITVYLGLYVLAMKDVTAGIGALAIATSPIFIGLLSILVLKQMPPAKVIVALLLGLFGVIVAAYPLLLGTGVSAKGLILMLLGMLSYSIASIYFNKMDWQGLKILTINGWQTLIGGILLLPFLILTYKSEENHFTVDFWVSSGWLALFVSIAAIQCWLWLLRSAPVKAGMWLYLCPIFGFIIAAILLHDPLSLYTLAGVVMVLTALLLVRRKKSEERLIKSQQALNE; encoded by the coding sequence ATGACAACACGATTAAAGCAAACCGGCCTCAAATGGGCCATGATCGGACTTATCTTCACATTGCTTTGGTCTTCTGCATCCACAGCGACCAAAGTAGGCCTCAAGGTTGCACAACCACTGACCATTGCGCTGATGCGATTTGCGATGGCCTCTATCTGCATGCTGGTGTATGCCCACGGTTTTCGGCGCTACGCCTTACCCAAAGGACGGCAGTGGAAAATGATCACTATTTATGGCGTTTTTAATATCACCGTCTATTTAGGACTCTATGTGCTTGCCATGAAAGATGTTACGGCGGGTATCGGCGCACTTGCAATAGCGACCAGTCCGATCTTTATCGGCCTTCTGTCCATACTTGTACTTAAACAAATGCCGCCGGCCAAAGTGATCGTGGCGCTTTTACTGGGCCTTTTCGGGGTGATTGTGGCCGCCTACCCCCTATTACTCGGGACCGGTGTTTCTGCAAAAGGACTGATACTCATGCTCCTGGGCATGTTATCCTATTCCATTGCGTCCATTTACTTCAACAAAATGGATTGGCAGGGGCTGAAAATATTAACGATCAACGGCTGGCAGACTTTGATTGGCGGCATTTTACTGCTTCCCTTTTTAATCCTCACCTATAAATCCGAGGAAAACCACTTTACGGTTGACTTCTGGGTTTCTTCCGGGTGGCTGGCGCTGTTTGTATCCATTGCCGCGATTCAGTGTTGGCTCTGGTTACTTAGATCGGCACCGGTAAAAGCGGGCATGTGGCTCTATCTATGCCCTATTTTTGGCTTTATCATTGCAGCCATTCTCTTACATGATCCGTTATCTTTGTATACGCTTGCGGGTGTGGTAATGGTACTCACCGCGTTACTCCTGGTCCGCCGGAAAAAGTCAGAAGAGCGGCTCATTAAATCTCAGCAAGCCCTTAACGAATAA
- the nagA gene encoding N-acetylglucosamine-6-phosphate deacetylase: MKNTGPTLIRNARIFTGDQVIEQGRIWVENGRIKEVISGSEVNNTTADNIHVIELQGKSLAPGLIDIQINGGYQYYFSQHPDEKGLLDITAACRDFGTLHFLPTLISSPQSVILSALKSVQQFKEQYPETGVLGMHLEGPFFNPVKRGAHSPNIVRTPTDEELEDIVKAGRDVIKIMTIAPEMFTDDQIRYLLDQGILLSAGHSNMSYEQAHYYFDMGIDLITHLYNAMSGFTHRAPGFAGAALERAAVWAPIVLDGHHVHFGAARIARQMKKDRLLLLSDSSFLGRRIEDFVWGDFDAKMIDGTYRNKEGNLAGAAISMVEALENAVTHLGVTEKEAVEMATSRPALAIRMQDQIGYIKAGYPARFCVFEAGFKNLESLVL, from the coding sequence ATGAAAAATACAGGCCCTACCCTTATCAGAAATGCACGGATCTTTACAGGTGATCAGGTAATTGAACAAGGCAGGATCTGGGTTGAAAACGGACGTATAAAAGAAGTCATATCAGGCAGCGAGGTCAATAATACAACAGCTGACAACATCCATGTCATCGAACTGCAGGGCAAGTCCCTGGCTCCCGGCCTGATCGATATCCAGATCAACGGCGGCTATCAGTATTATTTTTCTCAGCATCCGGACGAAAAGGGCCTTTTAGATATAACAGCTGCCTGCAGGGATTTCGGGACACTACATTTTTTACCCACGCTGATTTCGTCCCCACAGTCCGTTATCCTGTCCGCCCTGAAATCAGTTCAACAGTTTAAAGAACAATATCCTGAGACCGGTGTGTTGGGCATGCACCTGGAAGGGCCGTTTTTTAACCCTGTAAAACGGGGGGCGCATAGCCCCAACATTGTAAGAACGCCCACGGATGAAGAACTAGAAGATATCGTCAAAGCAGGCCGCGATGTGATAAAGATAATGACCATTGCGCCGGAAATGTTTACCGATGACCAGATCAGATATTTACTGGATCAGGGCATTTTGCTGTCTGCCGGTCATTCTAATATGAGCTATGAGCAGGCCCACTACTACTTTGATATGGGTATTGATTTAATAACGCATTTATATAATGCGATGTCGGGCTTTACCCACCGGGCACCGGGTTTTGCAGGTGCAGCTCTTGAAAGAGCAGCTGTCTGGGCGCCCATCGTGCTGGACGGGCATCATGTACATTTCGGGGCCGCCAGAATTGCCCGTCAGATGAAAAAGGACAGGCTACTGCTACTCTCAGACAGTAGTTTTCTCGGAAGGCGGATAGAGGATTTTGTCTGGGGAGATTTTGACGCGAAAATGATAGATGGCACCTACCGAAATAAGGAAGGTAACCTGGCGGGGGCGGCCATTTCTATGGTAGAAGCCCTGGAAAACGCGGTTACCCATCTCGGCGTTACCGAAAAGGAGGCCGTGGAAATGGCTACCAGCCGGCCGGCACTTGCCATCAGGATGCAGGATCAGATCGGTTATATTAAGGCCGGATACCCCGCCAGATTCTGCGTATTTGAAGCAGGGTTTAAGAACCTGGAATCGCTGGTACTGTAG
- a CDS encoding tetratricopeptide repeat protein — protein MKKLLVLPMLLLGAMAAFGQAGVIDAHKQAMDKAKDGDMDKALSIIQEAEVNFPDNLSLLKDEAFINTWKKDYVKAIEVGKKLIASPDADVQCYQILGSAYRADSKYAEAERIYKDAVEKFPENSLLYAELGDALKQNSKPELAKTAWEKGIEVGPSISSNYYFLTKFYAENNNPLWSVLYGEMFVNFESFSGRTTEIRGIVTSQYAALFATPGVLQKYVDNGQPFEKAVAMTFQQFQDMVSGGVTPESLYALRGQFIVNWFNGDNGKNFSFKLFDRQQQLLKLGIFEAYNQWLFASYNQDRFNNWGHMHDGLIKEFSKFQKASMFKVPKGEYYAHN, from the coding sequence ATGAAGAAATTACTGGTATTACCCATGCTGTTACTGGGGGCGATGGCCGCTTTTGGACAGGCTGGAGTCATTGATGCACACAAGCAGGCGATGGACAAAGCCAAAGACGGTGATATGGATAAGGCATTGTCCATTATCCAGGAAGCCGAAGTCAATTTTCCGGATAATCTGAGCCTTTTAAAAGATGAGGCGTTTATCAATACATGGAAAAAAGATTATGTGAAGGCCATTGAGGTCGGTAAAAAATTAATTGCCAGCCCGGACGCAGATGTTCAGTGTTATCAGATACTGGGCTCAGCCTACCGCGCGGATTCAAAATATGCGGAAGCCGAACGGATCTATAAAGACGCTGTTGAAAAGTTTCCCGAAAACAGCTTGTTATATGCAGAGCTGGGAGATGCACTGAAGCAGAACAGTAAGCCGGAACTCGCTAAAACCGCCTGGGAGAAAGGCATTGAGGTAGGGCCTTCCATCAGTAGCAATTATTATTTTTTGACAAAGTTCTATGCGGAAAACAATAATCCGTTATGGAGCGTTCTCTATGGTGAGATGTTTGTCAATTTCGAATCCTTTTCCGGCCGCACGACCGAGATACGTGGTATTGTAACGAGTCAATATGCCGCGCTTTTTGCAACGCCGGGCGTGCTGCAAAAATATGTAGATAACGGACAGCCTTTTGAAAAAGCAGTAGCAATGACCTTTCAACAGTTTCAGGATATGGTCTCTGGTGGCGTTACGCCTGAAAGCCTCTATGCATTAAGAGGGCAGTTTATCGTCAACTGGTTTAACGGAGACAACGGAAAGAATTTTTCATTTAAGTTGTTTGACAGGCAACAACAGTTATTAAAACTCGGCATCTTTGAAGCCTATAATCAATGGCTCTTTGCTTCTTATAACCAGGACCGCTTTAATAATTGGGGGCATATGCATGACGGACTGATTAAAGAGTTCAGCAAATTCCAGAAAGCGTCCATGTTTAAAGTGCCTAAAGGGGAATATTACGCACATAATTAG
- a CDS encoding DUF1015 domain-containing protein, with translation MSRIQPFNALRPAENFAAGVASRPYDVLNREEARKEAAEKSASFLHITKSEIDLPESVDIHDRAVYEKARENLKAFIDNHILIQEQKPAYYIYQLVMNGKSQTGLVAVSSVDDYENDIIKKHEFTRPEKEQDRINHITITGAQTGNVFLAYRDVPVLNQLIGDWKNNHTAIYDFVADDGIRHTVWLVDDDPTISRITDIFANEVPETYIADGHHRAASAAKVRKALGADRTPASDYFLTTLFPASELQILDYNRVITDLNGLSPEAFLEKLAENFTIIPSDQPVKPAALHHIGLYIAHKWYELVAKEGSFDASDPVGVLDISVLQKNILGPVLGILDQRTDKRIDFVGGIRGLEGLTSRVDSGEMVLAFSLYPVGIEQLFAIADSGNVMPPKSTWFEPKLRDGLLTHLIK, from the coding sequence ATGAGTAGAATCCAACCTTTTAATGCACTTCGCCCTGCAGAAAATTTTGCGGCGGGTGTGGCGAGCAGACCATATGACGTATTGAACCGGGAAGAGGCCAGAAAGGAAGCAGCTGAGAAATCTGCGTCTTTTCTGCATATCACTAAAAGTGAAATTGACCTGCCGGAGTCGGTAGACATTCATGACCGGGCCGTGTACGAGAAAGCCCGGGAGAACCTGAAGGCTTTTATTGATAATCATATTCTGATACAGGAACAAAAGCCTGCTTATTATATCTATCAGTTGGTCATGAATGGCAAGAGCCAGACGGGCCTTGTTGCTGTCAGTTCAGTGGATGATTATGAAAATGATATTATCAAAAAGCACGAGTTTACCCGCCCTGAAAAAGAACAGGACAGAATCAACCATATCACCATTACCGGTGCGCAAACGGGTAATGTATTTTTAGCCTATAGAGATGTACCTGTGCTCAACCAGCTCATTGGCGACTGGAAAAACAACCACACCGCCATTTATGATTTTGTGGCGGATGACGGCATTCGTCATACTGTGTGGCTGGTCGATGATGATCCGACTATAAGCCGGATCACGGATATCTTTGCAAATGAGGTGCCTGAAACCTATATTGCAGATGGACACCACAGAGCAGCTTCAGCCGCTAAGGTGCGTAAAGCGCTGGGAGCAGATAGGACGCCGGCTTCAGATTATTTTCTGACGACCTTGTTTCCGGCCAGTGAATTGCAGATTCTGGATTATAACAGGGTCATCACTGATCTGAACGGATTGTCCCCGGAAGCGTTTCTGGAAAAGTTAGCAGAAAACTTTACTATAATTCCCAGCGATCAGCCCGTCAAGCCGGCTGCCTTGCATCACATTGGTCTGTACATAGCGCATAAGTGGTATGAATTGGTAGCCAAGGAAGGTAGCTTTGACGCTTCCGATCCTGTAGGTGTTTTGGATATTAGCGTTTTGCAGAAAAATATCTTAGGACCTGTTTTAGGAATTCTTGACCAGAGAACCGATAAAAGGATTGATTTTGTAGGAGGCATTCGTGGCCTGGAGGGGTTGACGTCCCGAGTCGATTCAGGAGAAATGGTTCTGGCATTTAGTTTGTATCCTGTAGGCATCGAGCAGTTATTTGCGATTGCCGACAGCGGGAATGTCATGCCCCCTAAAAGCACCTGGTTTGAGCCCAAATTACGAGATGGCCTGTTGACGCATCTAATCAAATAA
- the serC gene encoding 3-phosphoserine/phosphohydroxythreonine transaminase has translation MKRHNFNSGPSILPEEVLRRASEAVIDFNGLGLSILEIGHRTPWFTEVIEEARSLVKELMGLDETYSVLFLQGGATMQFMQVPLNLLPVDGSAAYINNGIWGGKAIKEASVFGKAVTVADTADRSHSYINKDFIVPEGSSYLHYTSNNTVEGTQWHDLPAAGQTALIADMSSDIFSRPVAFDKHALIYAGAQKNAGAAGATIVVIKKDILGHSGRNISPILDYQNHVKANSMFNTPPVFAVYVSLLTLRWIKQQGGLTEMEKRAKVRADLFYQALDNLDVFTPIVAKEDRSLMNATFTTKDKALEAPFLALCDENGMVGVKGHRSVGGLRVSMYNAMPLESVQALVDLMEQFDKAQK, from the coding sequence ATGAAAAGGCACAATTTTAATTCAGGACCGTCTATTCTTCCGGAGGAAGTATTGAGGCGGGCCAGCGAGGCCGTTATTGATTTTAACGGACTGGGGTTGTCCATCTTGGAAATCGGACATAGAACGCCGTGGTTTACAGAGGTTATTGAAGAAGCACGCTCGCTGGTAAAAGAATTAATGGGATTGGACGAAACATATAGCGTTCTGTTCCTCCAGGGAGGCGCGACTATGCAGTTTATGCAGGTTCCGCTTAATTTGTTACCGGTAGATGGCAGCGCGGCCTATATTAACAACGGCATATGGGGGGGCAAAGCGATCAAAGAGGCGTCTGTTTTTGGAAAAGCGGTTACAGTGGCAGATACCGCTGATCGCAGTCACAGTTATATTAATAAAGATTTCATCGTTCCCGAAGGGAGCAGTTATCTGCATTATACCAGTAACAATACTGTTGAGGGGACACAGTGGCATGATTTGCCTGCTGCCGGACAGACCGCGCTTATCGCGGATATGAGCAGTGATATTTTCTCCCGGCCGGTGGCTTTTGATAAACATGCATTGATCTATGCCGGTGCCCAAAAGAATGCAGGAGCTGCCGGTGCGACCATTGTCGTTATTAAAAAAGATATTTTAGGGCATAGCGGCAGAAATATCTCACCCATACTGGATTATCAAAATCATGTCAAGGCGAACTCGATGTTCAATACACCGCCTGTATTTGCGGTATATGTATCTCTGCTGACGCTTCGCTGGATCAAGCAGCAGGGCGGCCTCACAGAAATGGAGAAAAGAGCTAAAGTTCGCGCTGATTTATTCTATCAGGCATTGGATAATCTGGATGTGTTTACGCCTATTGTGGCTAAGGAAGATCGCTCTTTGATGAATGCGACTTTTACGACGAAAGACAAAGCCCTGGAAGCACCCTTTCTTGCGCTTTGCGATGAAAATGGAATGGTTGGCGTAAAAGGCCACCGAAGTGTGGGCGGGCTCAGAGTGTCTATGTATAACGCCATGCCACTGGAGAGTGTGCAGGCACTGGTAGACCTGATGGAGCAGTTTGATAAGGCACAAAAATAA
- the yihA gene encoding ribosome biogenesis GTP-binding protein YihA/YsxC: MVIKNATYLISSPSWEKCPKPDRPEYAFIGRSNVGKSSLINMLCQRQSLAKTSSTPGKTQMINHFSIESSKKEKGPKYNWYLVDLPGYGYAKVAQKARKSWSAMIENYIAGRENLMQLFVLIDSRHKPQAIDMEFVMALGRWQIPFTLVFTKSDKEKPGVVERNVGFFLDELRESWQFLPRVIITSATKKKGRDEVLEVIETINEQFEQQLR, encoded by the coding sequence ATGGTAATAAAAAACGCGACGTATCTGATTTCCAGCCCTTCCTGGGAAAAGTGCCCCAAGCCGGACCGCCCGGAATATGCCTTTATTGGCCGAAGTAATGTGGGGAAATCATCCCTGATCAATATGCTTTGTCAACGTCAGTCACTTGCCAAAACGTCTTCCACGCCAGGCAAAACACAGATGATTAATCATTTTTCTATTGAAAGCAGCAAAAAGGAGAAAGGACCTAAATATAACTGGTACTTGGTGGATTTACCAGGCTATGGGTATGCGAAAGTGGCCCAGAAAGCCCGCAAATCCTGGTCAGCTATGATTGAAAATTATATTGCCGGCAGGGAAAACCTGATGCAATTATTTGTGTTGATTGATAGCCGGCATAAGCCTCAGGCCATTGATATGGAATTTGTTATGGCACTTGGTCGGTGGCAGATTCCCTTTACGCTGGTCTTTACCAAATCGGACAAGGAGAAGCCTGGGGTGGTAGAACGAAATGTCGGTTTCTTTCTGGATGAACTTAGGGAGTCCTGGCAGTTTTTACCGCGGGTAATCATTACCAGCGCCACTAAAAAGAAGGGCCGTGACGAAGTACTGGAGGTCATTGAAACAATTAATGAACAGTTTGAGCAGCAGTTGCGTTAA
- a CDS encoding WD40/YVTN/BNR-like repeat-containing protein has product MHRITLSCMLFLTSLGYGLSQTPVLHILESGKATNLRGVSSHDGKSIWVSGSSGQTGLSKDSGKTWVWHIPKGYEKRDFRDIAALGEDAAVTIAVDTPAVILKTTDGGRHWRQVYKNNRPGMFLDAMDFADHYNGVVVGDPIDGQIFLAKTTNAGDSWQSFTPDLKDSIASGEAFFAASGSNIHLQNDGVFLLSSGGARSRLWKSHQSATLLPFQQDNLTAGPNGMDVKGNIIAIAGGNYTQPGSTDSSYAISYDGGQHWKPYNKLPGYGSAVAIISDSVLVACGLKGVWLTKNGGKTWATIDARPFNALLYIPRSKKLFLAGPNGTIALLEGL; this is encoded by the coding sequence ATGCACAGAATTACACTATCCTGCATGTTGTTCTTGACAAGCCTGGGATATGGCCTTTCACAGACACCTGTCCTTCATATCTTGGAATCCGGCAAGGCTACCAACCTGAGAGGTGTCAGCAGTCATGATGGAAAAAGCATCTGGGTCAGTGGAAGTAGTGGCCAGACCGGCCTATCCAAAGACAGTGGCAAAACATGGGTCTGGCACATCCCGAAAGGATATGAAAAAAGGGATTTCCGGGACATAGCGGCTTTAGGAGAAGATGCCGCCGTCACGATCGCCGTAGACACGCCGGCCGTGATCCTAAAAACGACAGACGGAGGCCGCCACTGGAGACAGGTTTACAAAAATAACCGGCCGGGTATGTTTCTTGACGCCATGGATTTTGCAGACCACTACAACGGCGTAGTGGTGGGAGACCCTATAGATGGCCAGATATTTTTGGCAAAAACGACAAATGCGGGGGATAGCTGGCAGTCTTTTACACCTGACCTAAAAGACAGTATTGCCAGCGGTGAAGCTTTTTTTGCGGCCAGTGGCAGCAATATCCACCTGCAAAACGACGGCGTTTTTTTATTGTCTAGTGGCGGAGCCAGGTCCAGGCTATGGAAAAGCCATCAAAGTGCCACTTTGCTGCCGTTTCAACAAGACAATCTCACAGCCGGACCTAACGGGATGGACGTAAAAGGAAATATCATTGCTATTGCAGGGGGAAATTATACACAGCCAGGCTCAACAGACAGCAGTTATGCTATTTCTTATGACGGTGGACAGCACTGGAAACCTTATAACAAATTGCCGGGTTATGGCAGCGCTGTGGCCATTATTTCTGACAGTGTACTGGTGGCCTGTGGCCTAAAGGGAGTCTGGCTGACCAAAAATGGCGGTAAGACCTGGGCGACAATTGATGCCCGACCTTTTAACGCACTGCTATACATACCCCGCAGCAAAAAATTGTTTCTGGCCGGTCCCAACGGGACCATCGCCCTCCTGGAGGGTCTATAG
- a CDS encoding immunoglobulin domain-containing protein, translating into MHLHLNRTIVCFALLLMSFACVSCSKDDPEITHYQLEGTWQLYRTYVGQTDSIYELSADNEIIFTPKFYWRYMDASLSDSGSYTLTDISDEKDIFSAKMTFNVHEYKFLSLYGDTLSFTSPDFVASGEIYIRADKPAESE; encoded by the coding sequence ATGCACCTTCATTTAAATAGAACTATTGTTTGTTTCGCATTATTACTTATGTCATTTGCATGCGTAAGCTGTAGCAAGGATGACCCCGAAATCACCCATTATCAGCTGGAAGGCACCTGGCAACTATATCGAACCTATGTAGGGCAAACGGATTCCATATACGAGCTTAGTGCGGACAACGAGATCATTTTTACGCCCAAATTCTACTGGAGATACATGGATGCATCCCTAAGCGATTCGGGAAGCTATACCCTGACGGACATAAGTGATGAAAAAGACATCTTTAGTGCCAAAATGACCTTTAACGTCCATGAATATAAGTTCCTGTCTCTGTATGGTGATACCCTCTCCTTCACTTCCCCTGACTTCGTTGCCAGCGGGGAGATCTATATAAGGGCAGATAAGCCAGCAGAGTCTGAATAA
- a CDS encoding esterase yields MKIRHYLLLICCISFLRISAQQNLGNRQNQVVSPVIEGHNVRINVKAPYAREVLVKGDWLPQGKSAALTKGTDGIWHYRSDSIPSDLYTYQLVVDGVTMIDPANVYVLRDVGQQFSIFYIDGRKAEHYKVQAVPHGTVAYPWYSSPTLHSMRRMAVYTPPGYEDSKAAYPVLYLLHGMGGDETAWLTLGRAAQIIDNLIADKKVKPMIVVMPNGNATKKAAPGFSSDNLEAIHFESPHLMDGTFEAAFTDIQSYIEKHYRTINDKQHRAIAGLSMGGFHSLYISANNPATFDYVGLFSPAILPRTTDGGDIYGDLNAKLVALQDSGVRSYWMGIGRDDFLYKEVTDFRKRLDSLHFKYTYYESDRWHMWSNWRDYLTVFAQLLFK; encoded by the coding sequence ATGAAAATTCGCCATTATTTATTGTTGATCTGCTGCATTTCCTTTTTGCGTATTTCAGCGCAGCAAAATCTGGGTAACCGCCAGAACCAGGTAGTATCTCCCGTTATAGAAGGACATAACGTTCGTATTAATGTTAAGGCACCCTACGCCAGGGAAGTACTTGTCAAAGGCGACTGGCTGCCACAGGGAAAAAGTGCTGCCCTGACAAAAGGGACTGACGGGATCTGGCATTACCGGTCAGACAGCATCCCGTCTGATCTGTATACGTATCAATTGGTAGTAGACGGTGTTACGATGATCGACCCGGCCAATGTATATGTGTTGAGAGATGTGGGGCAGCAGTTCAGCATATTTTATATTGACGGGAGGAAGGCAGAGCACTATAAGGTGCAGGCCGTACCACACGGAACCGTTGCCTATCCATGGTATAGTTCCCCAACGTTACACAGCATGCGGCGAATGGCGGTATATACGCCACCGGGGTACGAAGACAGTAAAGCGGCATATCCTGTATTATACTTGCTACATGGGATGGGTGGAGACGAGACTGCGTGGTTGACATTAGGGAGAGCCGCCCAGATTATCGACAATTTGATTGCTGACAAGAAAGTAAAACCAATGATTGTGGTAATGCCTAACGGAAACGCGACAAAAAAGGCGGCTCCCGGGTTTTCTTCCGATAATCTGGAAGCAATTCATTTTGAATCGCCTCACTTAATGGACGGCACGTTTGAAGCGGCTTTTACGGACATCCAGTCATACATTGAAAAGCACTACAGGACGATCAATGATAAACAGCACCGGGCGATTGCAGGCCTTTCGATGGGCGGTTTTCACAGTTTGTATATTTCTGCGAATAATCCTGCCACCTTCGATTATGTCGGTTTGTTTTCCCCGGCTATCCTGCCCAGAACAACAGATGGGGGTGATATTTACGGAGATCTGAATGCTAAACTTGTGGCCCTTCAAGATTCCGGTGTGAGAAGTTATTGGATGGGTATAGGCAGAGATGACTTTCTTTATAAAGAAGTGACAGACTTCCGAAAAAGATTAGACAGTCTCCACTTCAAATATACATATTATGAGAGTGACCGCTGGCATATGTGGTCTAACTGGCGAGATTATCTCACTGTTTTTGCACAGCTGCTTTTCAAATAA